Proteins from a genomic interval of Eulemur rufifrons isolate Redbay chromosome 10, OSU_ERuf_1, whole genome shotgun sequence:
- the SCGB3A2 gene encoding secretoglobin family 3A member 2 — translation MKLVTVFLLVTISICSYSATAFLINSLPLPVPLDKVLPSPLDSILSFLDPLKRLLRTLGISVEHLVEGLKKCVDQLGPEASESVKKLLEALSYLV, via the exons ATGAAGCTGGTAACGGTCTTCCTGCTGGTGACCATCAGCATTTGTAGCTACTCTG CTACTGCCTTCCTCATCAACAGCTTGCCCCTTCCTGTCCCACTTGACAAAGTGTTACCGTCACCTCTGGACagcattctttccttcttggaCCCATTAAAGCGTCTTCTGAGAACTCTTGGCATTTCGGTCGAGCACCTTGTGGAAGGGCTGAAGAAGTGTGTGGACCAGCTGGGACCGGAGGCTTCTGAATCTGTGAAGAAACTGCTG GAGGCCCTGTCATATTTGGTGTGA